Part of the Brachyhypopomus gauderio isolate BG-103 chromosome 17, BGAUD_0.2, whole genome shotgun sequence genome, ACAGCGTGATCATCAGTCGCATCGTGAAAGGGGGGGCGGCGGAGCGCAGCGGGCTGCTCCACGAAGGCGACGAGATCCTGGAGATCAACGGAGTCGAGATCCGCGGCAAAGACGTCAACGAAGTGTTCGACATCctggtgaggggagagagacctcGGGAGATCTTCGGAGTTCTAGATCGTCATCGAAGATAAAGGCCAGAGAAAGCGAAAGTTCACGTTTGAATTCACGTTTTGCCGCGTGTCCCTTCTGTGCGTCCTCAGGCGGAGATGCACGGCGCTTTGACCTTCATTCTGATCCCCAGTACGCAGGCCAAACCTCCACCCATCAAAGAGACAGTGGTGAGAACTGTGTTAAACCTCAACGTGTACAAGTGTGAAAATGTGACTACTGCCTAGTTGTGGTGTAACTATAAACTACTCTGTGGAGCTTGTGTTCTCCATCCATCGTGATTTCTCCCTCCCCCCTTTTCCCCATGCTGTTGCATTAGCATTGTTTTACCTCCGTACCTCAGGTGCACGTGAAGGCGCATTTTGACTATGACCCTTCCGATGACCCGTACGTGCCGTGCCGGGAGCTCGGGCTGTGTTTCCAGAAGGGGGACATCCTGCACATCATCAGCCAGGAAGACCCCAACTGGTGGCAGGCGTACAGAGACGGGGACGAGGAGAACCAGCCATTGGCCGGCCTTGTACCAGGTATCGGGTCGCATGAAGTGGTTGGTTGTAGAACGTCTCTGCTAAGAGTTTAATAGAGCAGCGTCTGtcatttttgttgttgatgggttttGCATAATATGTTGTAGGCAAGAGCTTCCAGCAGCAGAGAGAGGCCATGAAACAAACAATAGAGGAGGATAAGGAGCCTGAGAAATCAGGTTagcactgctacacacacacgcacgcacacacacacacacacacacctttattcaTTTCAATTTATCCTCACAcacagatgttttagttcaaagtATGTTCAAAATGTTTTAGTTCAAGTGGGTTGTGAATGACTGATGTGAGTGCTTCATTATGGGCTGCTTAGGAAAGCTGTGGTGTGCAAAAAAGAACAAGAAGAAACGTAAGAAGCTGCTGTACAATGCGAACAAAACCGATGGTGAGTCACCTGTGTTGCTCCACTGCTGCTCCACTCACCCCTCAGCAGGCTTCATCCATGCGGGTGGGGACGCAAAATGTGCCCTTTCATAATGCCTGCATAGTGCCCTCTCCTTGTCTTTCTGCCTGTCAGCCTCGGTGTAGGGTCATTAGGGGACAGATTCACATTTTCAAGCtttttaaggggggggggggggtgtttattTAGTTATTAGCTTCCCAGTTAGCAGCATACAGTTAAATGTAATTGAATGAATTTCAGATTGATTTTTATCAAACCTACTACACAAGATCTTGTATAAACGTGTTGGTGTTTATTTAGTTAGCATTTATTTAGTCTAGAAAATTCATGTAATCTCTTTCCGTGGATCTTAGATTATGACAATGAGGAGATTCTCACCTATGAGGAGATGGCACTATACCATCAACCAGCCAATCGCAAGCGCCCTATCGCTCTGATTGGCCCACCAAACTGTGGTCAAAACGAGCTGAGACAACGACTCCTGTCCAGTGACCCTGGCCGGTTTGGAGGTGCTGTTCCTCGTGAGTATTGTTCACTGGTGATTTGGGGCTTTGCCTGTCTGTACACCATGTGATGTAGCCAGTAAGATACGGCTTTTCCCAACAGACACCACGCGAAACCGACGAGACGGAGAGGTGAACGGCCGTGATTACCACTTCGTGTCCCGCCAAGTCTTCGAGACGGACGCTGCGGCGGGGAAGTTCATCGAGTCTGGCGAGTTTGAGAAGAACCTCTATGGCACCAGCACAGACTCTGTGAGACAGCTCATCAACAGTGGCAAGATCTGCCTCCTGTGTTTGCACACCCAggtgagagtgacagagagagagcgagggagggagggagagagagagagagagtgcagacAGGTGCTGGACTGTTGTCATGTAAGGAAAACTCATCAGTGAATGTCACCCCTCCTTAGTCTCTGAAGGTATTGCGCAGCTCGGACCTGAAGCCCTACATTATCTTCATCGCCCCGCCCTCCCAGGAACGACTGCGTGCCCTCCTAGCTAAGGATAACAAGAACCCAAAGGTAACCTACAGACCTCCTCTCCTGCTCTTAATGACACAAGTACTTGATGTCTATCTCAGCTTTCTGTCTTTTATTTGTCCTTAGCCATGGCAAAAGTGCTATAGTTTATTATTGTGTATTGCAACAGCCTCAGTCTGGTGTCCTCTCCCCTTGTCTTCTGCACACAGCCCGAGGAACTAAGGGACATCATAGAGAAAGCCAGGGAGATGGAGCAGAATTTTGGCCACTTGTTTGATGCGGCCATAGTGAACACTGACCAGGACAAGGCCTACCAGGAGCTGCTGCGATTGATCAATAAGCTGGACACTGAGCCCCAGTGGGTTCCTTCATCCTGGCTGCGCTGAGACGActccacacacgcgcgcgcgggcgcacacacacatgcacagagacaGAAAAGAGGAATCTGCAGTGTGCCGGTGTTACTGTTTGCTTTAGAGGACTGTGTGGCTGGATGACTGGTTGCTTCACATTGGAAGACATTTATGTGCTTAGCCACATGCTGAACACTCAGATAATTGTACATGCTGGAAGGAACTGTGTTTCTGCTATGTTGACTCTACATGGGAAATCCCACATTTTCCTTTCTTCATGATAgcaattttttgttttgtttttttgtttttgtttatttcttaatgtgtttggttcttctttttttccccacGCTCTCTCTAAATCAACAACATTCCTGAGCTGTGTAAGAAATGTACCAGCACTTGGTAGCAGCAATAGAGTTCCAGTGCTTCTATTCTGGTTTTGATGACTATTTATAATTGTAAATATACCTGAGGTATTTTTTAAGATGTTGATGGGAGATGTGATGGATGTGGTTCTGTGGTCATTACCTTCTCTGGACTCTGGACAGCTTCACCATGTTCTTGTAGGCCAGGTGTCTGATGTTCTTTGGATGTGAGTCTTTGCAGGTCATTAGTCTGGTGGAGATGTTATAAAATCTGATATTACTGGCTGACAAAATCTTTTAGCTGTTTGAATTTAATATGATTGTAGTACAAATTGATCAGTTTTCACTAAATGGAAACGGAGAGGTACTAAGCAGATGTCAGTATGGCATCACTGAAGATCCCCCGGTCAGATTGCTAAATGACCAACTAGCAGTGTCCTCTGGTTCTGATTGCTTGTCTCATTTCTGTTTATGTCATATAATAGTTTACCAGTCAGCTTGTTGTGGGAGTTTCTTTATTGCACTACAAAACTATAAAGAACGCTAGCAAGCAAACTTGTAAAGGATGTCATCTGGCTCCATTTGAATTCCCTGTAGATGGGTGGCCACTGGCTGGAAACACAGCTCTGTGGTTGGAAAACGTTTCATTTTCTGAGTACGTTTTGGGCCATCTTTGATAGGGGACAGTAATGGGTGAATCGCTTTCTCTAGACAATAAGTGCTGATGCAGGGAAGAAGGGACTTTGTCATGCCCCAGCTCGTATGGGATACATCACTGTGGTTTGGTGGCCACAGGCTCCTCGCGGCTGAAGAACTGCAGTTGAGAGGATTCTGTGCCACTCAAAAGGAGGAAGATGGAAGAGGCTGTGACATCACCCAATGCCTCTGCCGTCCTGTGTGGCCTAGCTTTGTGCTCCTATGGCAACAAACACTGTGATTGACACACTACAGTTGGAGTGATTTAGTAAATATCAGGTTATTGTTGTTTTAcctttgtgtgaatgtgtgtgtgtgtgtgtttgtgtttgcgtgCTGTCTCAGTATTCACATGCACTTCCAGGACTCAGAAGTGTGACCAGTATTGTAATCAGTATTTTATAGCAATACAGTGAGGTTCACCTGCTGAGCTTATAACCAGCCCAGTTTTAATTCTTGCTACAGATAATTTCAGAGAACGTCCCTTCACTTTAAGTGCAGATTAAATACATAAATCTTCTGTCGGATATGGTTCTGGAAGTCTTCAATCTATTccagatttttgtgtgtgtttttttttctcctgtgACAAGTTGCGTACCTCATATTTCGTTGATCAAACTGAAGATCCTTCGCAATACTCAAGTGCCGTTTAAGAAAAAACGGAGGCACAAATGTGTGTTTGACCTGTGGTTCTTCCTGTGTAGAGAGCATAGATGATAAACCTCTTAGGAGTGTCAGAATGTTGTTTTCGTATCTGACTTGTGTTTGAAGCAAAGACCCACTGAAATGCAGAATGTagtaaagttctcctgttagtGAGCACACACTGGAAACGGCTTTAgcgacattaaaaaaaaaaataataatcaatCTATATTTTGAGAACAACCtatatatttttgtgtataaaaCTCATCCACACAAAGTACACCTTTAGGCTAGCTTTCCTCCACAATATTGGTTCATGTTTTATATGGACTTAGACCCATTAACCAGCTGAGCTTCATCTATAAGCCACATGCAGTCTAGTTTCATGCCATTTAACTGGAAGTAGAActaatgaatgtaaaataaaaatcaccATTTTGTTTGACAAACTTTTTGTATGAATTATACATGTGAATTATTAAAAACCAGATTGATAAGACTTGCGCTTTTTTTCAGGGTAAATAAAAATATTCATAAAGCATATATTTTTAACAGCAGTCCATTGCTAAAATTTTGGCAAGACAAGACTGTAGACAGCTGCTATCTTTCACATTTGTTACTtaattggcaaaaaaaaaacatctcatCACTGTGATAATTCCACATAACACTATTGCCAAGTTTCATTACCTTCCTGAAAGAATGAATCTGGAATTACTTCAAGAATGCAGTTACAACAGAATAATAAAATCCAGGTCTCTGGTCTTTCTgaaattattaaaaataaagtcttGTCTGTCAGCCCAACAGAAAATTTTAAGCTTCTCAACAATATTTAGACGGACTCTTTTCTTGACTATATTCAAATGTAACTGGCTGCCTGAGGAGCTGGACCTCAGAGAGTGGACATGTTGGGTGGAGAACCTACGCCAGGACGCGAGATGGCGCTGCGCACTTCGCCGGTTTGTCGAGTAACTTCGAAGGAACGACTTCAAAACTGTGCTTTCGTTTCCGGGTGAAGTTCCCCATGCTGGTGAAACTGACTTACAGTAAAACGTTGATTTCCAGACGTTTCTGTAATTGCTGATACGATTTGATTTCATAAACGTATCGGACGTTTACAGAACACAACAACTCTAGCAGTATCTCGTCTGGATCTTTAACAATAAAGTAAGTAAAACAAGCCTGATGTACATTAGCATGATAGTCGTGCATGCGGTAAGACTCATTCAGACTGTCTCAGCTCTCTCACTAGCCGGATAACCAGGTGATGATGTAATATATTAACTATGATATTGAACAGTTATGACCCTATTATAAACCCTATTTAATCAAAGGTGAATTGTCAATATCTAAATGCGTTGCCCCTTCATATATACACATAATATATTGTGGGCAGGCAAGCACGAAGCAGACCAGACGGTTCTTAAATGGATTAATATGTATATTGTCAAACGAGTTGGCAAGATAATTGGTTACTTCACTAGTTTAATCTCTTATTTGTTGTATCGCAGGTTCAGGATGCCCGGCCTCAGCTGCAGGTTCTACCAGCACCGGTTCCCAGAGGTGGAGGACGTGGTGATGGTGAACGTGAGGTCCATCGCCGAGATGGGCGCATATGTCAGCCTGCTGGAGTACAACAACATCGAGGGCATGATCCTGCTGAGCGAGCTGTCCCGCAGACGCATCCGCTCCATCAACAAACTCATCAGAATCGGACGCAACGAGTGTGTGGTGGTTATTCGTGTAGACAAGGAGAAAGGTGGGTTTTTTAAAAACTCATCCCTAGTCTTATCCCTAGTTAAAACATGACCGATCTGTGATGATTCTGTGCGTCCTGATGTTGTACGTTAGTTCTTTACTGCCTAAACAGTTTAATCCACACCTAATCCCATAGGTTACATTGATTTATCTAAAAGAAGAGTATCACCAGAAGAAGCTATAAAGTGTGAGGACAAATTCACCAAATCTAAAACCGTAAGTGAATCAAAGTGTTGTGGCAATGAAGGACTCAACATAAAATGTTTGCCATTGTAGAAAAGTTTCTTAGTGGATGTGTTTGTTTCGCAGGTTTACAGCATCCTGAGACATGTGGCTGAGGTTCTAGAGTATACCAAAGACGAGCAGCTGGAGAGCCTGTACCAGCGTACTGCCTGGGTGTTTGATGAGAAGTACAAGAGGCCTGGATACGGCGCTTATGACGTCTTCAAGCAGGCAGTGGCGTAAGCATTATACTCTTTAGTCAGTTTGTTAATCTGTTGGCAGCATTTATTAGTTTGAATCAGGGTATCCTGTATTTGTGAATGCTTGCAGGGATCCATCCATTTTAGATGACCTAGATTTGACAGAGGAGGAAAGAAAGGTTTTGATCGACAACATCAACAGACGACTCACCCCACAAGCAGTCAAAATCAGAGCAGGTGACTTCCTGTGCACTTTAATGATTGAAACTTTTGGGTGGTATATAGTTTCATGAATAATTCACAAGAATCATTAATGAATGTGCTAATGTGCAGACATTGAGGTTGCTTGTTACGGCTACGAGGGCATCGATGCAGTCAAAGAGGCTTTGCGAGCCGGTTTGGGCTGTTCAACTGAGGCGATGCCTATCAAGGTTCATTCCTGACACATCACGCTAGTTATTTAGCAATTGGTTTGAACGAATTATGAAACTgattttgtatatttattacATGATGACAACATTGCTTGTTGCAGATCAATCTGATTGCCCCTCCTCGTTATGTAATGACAACCACCACCTTGGAGCGCACAGAAGGACTGTCTGTGCTCAACCAGGCCATGGCAGCCATTAAAGAGAAGATCGAGGAGAAGAGGGGTGTCTTTAACATTCAGATGGAGGTGAGAGTCGGCTGGGGAGTGTCATAACTATTTGCTGGGCTTTTTTTGTTCAGTTTACTGCATAAATGACTGGTGAGTGGCTCAATTGTTCAGAAATCTGCAGTTTCACTGATTGTTTTTTTCAGTAATTTTAGGTAAAGATACAGACATTTTCTTTAGACAGAAATGGTGGTAATCACGTAATGGAGAATGTAAATCTGGCTTTTGTCAGTAATAGTACAGTAATATTGTTATATATAAATCTGTGAATTTGTGGAAGAAAGTCCAGTCCAAATTTACTGGTGCTGTTTTTTTGTGCCGAGTGTCATTGTGTACGCCACTGTCATTTAGCCAAAGGTGGTGACAGAAACAGATGAAACAGAGCTGGCCCGGCAGCTGGAGAGGCTGGAAAGGGAGAATGCAGAAGTGGATGGAGATGACGATGCAGAGGAGATGGAGGCCAAGGCTGAGGACTAGAGGGAACGTGTCAAACAGACCAAGATTGCCAGGAATTGTCATCCAATTGAACAGTAACGTTTTATCATGCCACAAAGACTGAGAAAGGCCTGACTAAAACTGAGGAAATGGATATGTCTCAGGGGGAGGAATGATGGCAGCCTTCATACTGCCTATAACGACAGCTTTGGACCTACTGGTGAACTTTTGCTCCAATGCACTGTTCTTTCTGTCCTTCATGACAAATGGAGATGGATATTCACGGACCTCTGCAGATGTTTTAATTTCCAAGAAAGCATTAATACCATGTCAAGTGTTTTAATGCAAATGCATTAGTAATTAGGGATGTTATTTTACAACTGTTGGTAATTTCAGTGGCCTTGCTCTCTTTCCCAACTCAACAAAGGTGAGCTGCCCTTTCTCAGGAGCCTCTTTTATGAGGATTGTGCTGGGGTTCTTGAACCTAAAAGAACATCCAGTTTGGATCTCAATGGCTTTTTGCTTATGACCAAGTCAGGTCTCCCTCTTTTCTTCTGGTATGTATCTGACGTTTTCCTTGAAGACTAAACAGCATAGTACTGCATCTAATCAGACCCCTTTCAGATTTGTTTGGGTTCAATTTATATACCAACACAATGATTCATACAGCTGATTACATGCCAGTAGTGTGTCCAAACCTGTGAATGTCAGGTAAAGAAGTAAATGTCAGTGCTCATAGTTCATTTGCTTAGCTCACACATAATAAAATGAgtttgaaataataaaaaatagtgTATTGTTATTTGTTCACATTAAGTATATTTTCACTGTCAAAGTTACAACACTCAGGTGTCACAATTTCTTAATGAAACTTCATGAAACACTTTCTAGATTAATTCCAACCTGTGGACACCTGTTGCCCTGCATTCTGTATTAGTTATCTTGCCCACAGCCAAGTTCTGGGTACAGGAGTTGGGTTAGAATACTTTTGAATGGATTAACACTTTCCAGCCAGCAGGGACACTGACAAATGTAAAAACTCCAGTAGCACTGCTGGGCCACCTTAACCCTTGCAATCATGCCACTACCTTGTCagttattaaaattaaaatgaagCTGTGGCATTGACAAAATGCATGGCAATAGACAAAATTGTAATTATACATAAAAAGGTGTGTCCAATTTAACACAATTTAACTGCCATCCTTTCTCTTGAGATCTTAAACGAGTGTAATTGCAATGTATCCTAAAGTCTTTTTAAGCTTACAGACTGGcttgtgggtgtagtgttgaaCTAGCTCACTACTGAATTTTCTAAAGGACGTTTGACTACTTTTACagaattttaatacattttatttattttattttaggaaATTATTACTAAATGAAACATGTAAGGCATTGCACTCTAAGCAGTCACCTAATGTTACTTGTACGGTGATCTCTTGCGTTTGTTGAATCGCTGacccagtgttgccaacttataGCGACTATAGTTGCTATATTTACTTTACTGGGATTTCTGTACTTCTCTTCCTCTCGGACATTTCAATtaggggtgcaggaaaaaatcgattcgagctcgaatctcgtttctaacattgaacgattcagaatcgattctcattttcaaaaaaatctatttttttttcgggtgcgggtgtgccttctcagccaccgtagTGCTAGGCAAAACAAGGAAACAGCTTTGACTAAGCCCAGGTAAGAATGGGCTTGATCATTTGCAcatgcataaagacgctacagatgatattcgggagttactgttcattgagcactctagttttgtcctaactagatatttagacataatactgctgtaattcTGCGAAGTCATGGTCCAAGGTGAatttcggtatagccagtgtgtattttatttgaatgaatgaatgttcaacttatatagcgcctttctagatactcaaggtcgctttacaattttaacacgggTCACCCTTGAGCCACTGTGtttttggacatagataatgccgtgccgtttgctgtgatggataattaaagtctagcacttatttatgcatagaaatgtaaa contains:
- the pals1a gene encoding protein PALS1, which encodes MQNPSLLILTSPPQPRPAPHPRRAGGPGAMTTSHMNGHPTESEERAAGGGGPADGPREMPVDCPGELGARTLPARRSAQLERIRQQQEDRRRREEEGRTRQDLDLNSSMRLKKLAQNPKVGIDNPTFESTEGVGGTLAQLQSFGAAPKLLELEELLMSLKQVQHCLGDPQSQEDVELVLQLVQKPDFQKAFNIHNAVALHMNRPSPPFPLTDHAQNLVHEVQAVLHNSSQKEGLELSALLKSPHMQAFMLAHDSVAEQEMQPEPLGPLDSPCETLAQWGGETVKIVRLEKAKDVPLGATVRNDMDSVIISRIVKGGAAERSGLLHEGDEILEINGVEIRGKDVNEVFDILAEMHGALTFILIPSTQAKPPPIKETVVHVKAHFDYDPSDDPYVPCRELGLCFQKGDILHIISQEDPNWWQAYRDGDEENQPLAGLVPGKSFQQQREAMKQTIEEDKEPEKSGKLWCAKKNKKKRKKLLYNANKTDDYDNEEILTYEEMALYHQPANRKRPIALIGPPNCGQNELRQRLLSSDPGRFGGAVPHTTRNRRDGEVNGRDYHFVSRQVFETDAAAGKFIESGEFEKNLYGTSTDSVRQLINSGKICLLCLHTQSLKVLRSSDLKPYIIFIAPPSQERLRALLAKDNKNPKPEELRDIIEKAREMEQNFGHLFDAAIVNTDQDKAYQELLRLINKLDTEPQWVPSSWLR
- the eif2s1a gene encoding eukaryotic translation initiation factor 2 subunit 1a, whose product is MPGLSCRFYQHRFPEVEDVVMVNVRSIAEMGAYVSLLEYNNIEGMILLSELSRRRIRSINKLIRIGRNECVVVIRVDKEKGYIDLSKRRVSPEEAIKCEDKFTKSKTVYSILRHVAEVLEYTKDEQLESLYQRTAWVFDEKYKRPGYGAYDVFKQAVADPSILDDLDLTEEERKVLIDNINRRLTPQAVKIRADIEVACYGYEGIDAVKEALRAGLGCSTEAMPIKINLIAPPRYVMTTTTLERTEGLSVLNQAMAAIKEKIEEKRGVFNIQMEPKVVTETDETELARQLERLERENAEVDGDDDAEEMEAKAED